The genomic stretch TATTAGTATTAATGGGAGATTTTACTCCTCTATAGTGAATAGTTGGTAAAGTGAGAAAATCAGAGCTACCCATGATTTGATATGTATGTGCATATAATATCAACCATTAGTTTGCTCTTCAATAGTTTGAAATCACTCACTTTACTCTATAAAGTGAATTGTTCACTTTAGAAGAGGCAAAACTATTGATGAGAATGCTTTGATCAACCTTTAGAATGAATGGCTTATTTGATAATTGATACTGAACCTAACCATATAGAACTTCAAATACAATTTTGGTAAGCTTCACTCTAAATACACATATGAGCGCCGCACGGTAAAACAAACTAAGATGAACCTACCTGTTCAATTATTTCTGAGTTTTCCGATTCTGGAgcaatttcccaaacagaaacaTATATATACCATATGCTGATGAATTAAAAGGTTTTGGCTGTCCCTGAAATATTTGATGTTTGACCTCGTGAAAATGTGTTAGAATATAGAATGATTTCTAATGAAATgttcataaatttttattttacttttacagAAAAAGAACTTTTTAGTGTATGGAGAGGGAATACAATTTGGACGGAGACTAGCAACCTTCCCATTCATATACGACAAGAAACATGAAATGTTCAAAATACCGCCAGGCTGGCACGTCTACGCATGTCAGAACAGGGGAGGTAACATCATTGAAGCAACCATGAGCAAAACAGCAGAGAGGACACTCTCATAAGCTTAATCCTATGCAAAATCAAGTTTTTGGGGCAAAGTGTGCTTATTCCTTAAAAGAGGAATAGAAAGAAGTGCATTAACCATGCACCCAAATATGTAAGTTTATCTTTCTTTTACTTAAACCTTTAACATCAAACCATCATTATGTTAGGTTAGCTTTCACTTCATTTGTCAGGCACCGCCTCAACAATGACAGTTAGTCCCGTTGGAATGTAGAGTAGTACCTactttgaattattatttttttaagaaacatAATGGAATTTGCTAATTCAATTTTCAAAGCTATCATTTTGTTGTATCTTGTTTTTTCTTATTCTCTCAACTTAATGAGGAATGGAAGTTATGGATTTGTTTGTGCTTCATGCTCCATGCTTCGTTTCTGTCTAAGAaaacatttaatttattcatatttGCATTAATCCCAGTAGTCATAACCATTTTATATTGTTTAGAAGGAGCAATTGGAAAAAGTGATGCTTCACTACTACATGGAGATAATGTAAGAAATGACAGTAAACTATCATATGTACCACTGCCAGGCGTTGGCCAATTTGACGTAACAAAAAGCCGATTGAAGAAAAAGGCTATTTGTTACTAAGAGGTAATTACAAAACTGATGCAcgaaaacataatttttttaactgCATTATGTTGAATGACCCATTTTGCAAATTTGCATGGTTctaaattttttgttgtttgcAGTTGCACGTATTTGTAAGCATGCATATCTATTTGTAGTTTTTATTAATCGAAGAGTTAGGATACAGTTTTTGGTGTGTTATGTTCTCTACttttttatttactttgtttGTTACTCATGCATACCATTGGTTCCTTTTAGGTAGCCGGATTGCAAATAATTGTTACTCAACAGCACAATTCAGGTGAAAACAATATAATTTAGATGAAGTATGCTACACCACACTCTAGCTGATAGCAACTTTACATTGCCAATCAAAGAACCAATTGGGCCTAGCAACCAACACACGGGAAGCCCAAAAGAAACGTTTCAAGGACACTGGGATGGGACCACTATGTCCACCGAAGGAATATGTTatcttttattaattatgttatttaCATGTATGTGTTGTCATGTTGCCATTTACTGAGTATGATTAGTATGTTAAGTGTATATTGCTACATATGGTGTGTACCTTTCGTACCTGAAAAAGGCAGACCCTTAATCACAAACTATTTTCTTCATTTAATTTCCGGAGGTATGAGCCTTGACCTCGAATACAGGATCTTAAATCTATCAATTTGGTACTTTCATTGCTTTCTTTTGACCTCAACAAGACAACAACACGCCCCTCTCAGGTTGAATGCCTTTGAGTAAGTCGTATCTGACATCCAAAGCCAAAAATCCTCTCATTGTTTTTCTTCTACTCTCATTGTTTTTCTTCTACATCCAAAGCCAAAAATCCTCTCATTCTTTTTACCGTTgcatttcatatttaatttttttttacaatttttaatttgttattaaaaaGTAGTTTGAAGATAAATAAGTGATCAACCATTTCAATCTATCACAATTTTTCATCTATATTTAGTCTAAatttaaatcatttctttcatcttttttttctacACATTTTATTTGCTAATAAACCTCAACCACCCTAATTCTTGGTCCAATTTCATGCAAAATTTTGGCATTCTATCAtttatcaaaaatcaacaaaatgcatTCAATAATCCGAACCCACATCATAactcaaattttcaaaattcCACTTTTATCTCAAATCAACAAAATAATCCACACTTTAGAAATTACCCATATTATTATCAACACTTTCCATCTCAATCAACTAGTCCTACTATGTTTCATGGTGTTCAAATGGATTATAGTCATGAGGAAGTAAATAATCAAGAGCCCGAAACACCACAATTTTGCACTCAAGCTCAAGATGAGTTGGAAACAATAAACCTTGGGGAAGAAGTCAAAACTATATCGGTTATGAATATGTCAAAAATAAGATTTCAACCAAAGGAGAATGAACTTCTCATTCAATCATGGCTCAACATTTCAAGGGATCCAATTGTTGGGATTGATCAAAAGGGAGATAGTTTCTGGAAGAGGATTGGTAAAGCTTATAACAACCACCGCCACAAGAATTTTCCAGAGAGGAATTCGTCGGCATTAAAAGGTTGATGGCATAAAAAAATTAATCCTTTTGTACAAAAGTTTGCTGGGTGCTACAAATAAGTTGTCGCTGTAAAGAGAAGCGGTAGCTCTGAGAGTGACATCATTTCTGCGGCATGCGATATTTATTACCAAGACGGACATGAAAAGTTCACATTTCAGAGTGCATAGAAATGATTTACAGATGAATCCAAATGGCTTGGAGGTTCATTGGAACATATGGAACATCTGTTGATAGGGTGGGTGACTATTTAAGAATCGGTGAAACCACGACACTAAAATGTGTTGATAAGTTTACAAGGGGTGTGATTAGTTTATTTGGGCCACAGTATTTGCGAAAGCAAATAATTGAAGACATTGAATGCTTGCTACAGATGGGGGAGACACGCGGTTTTCCAGGTATGTTAGGGAGTATTGATTGTATGCATTGGGTATGGAAAAATTGCCTAGTTGCATTGAAAGGGCAGTATGTTCGAGGTGATCATGGTAAACCCACGGTTATGCTTGAAGCAGTTGCTTCACAAGACTTATGGATTTGGCATGCTTTCTTTGGGGTAGCAGGTTCAAACAATGATATCAATGTGCTGAACCAATCGAATGTCTTCAACAATGTTATGCAAGGGAGAACTCCTGAGGTCCATTATTCAATAAATCGACACGAATACGACATGGGTTATTATCTATCAAATGACATTTATCCTGAATGGATTACATTTGTGAAAAGCATCCCAATGCCACAAGGGGATAAGAGAAAATTGTTTGCTAAACATGAAGAAGGTGCAAGAAAGGATATCGAACGAGCATTCGGAGTTC from Vicia villosa cultivar HV-30 ecotype Madison, WI linkage group LG4, Vvil1.0, whole genome shotgun sequence encodes the following:
- the LOC131598433 gene encoding uncharacterized protein LOC131598433, whose translation is MFHGVQMDYSHEEVNNQEPETPQFCTQAQDELETINLGEEVKTISVMNMSKIRFQPKENELLIQSWLNISRDPIVGIDQKGDSFWKRIGKAYNNHRHKNFPERNSSALKG
- the LOC131598434 gene encoding uncharacterized protein LOC131598434; the protein is MAWRFIGTYGTSVDRVGDYLRIGETTTLKCVDKFTRGVISLFGPQYLRKQIIEDIECLLQMGETRGFPGMLGSIDCMHWVWKNCLVALKGQYVRGDHGKPTVMLEAVASQDLWIWHAFFGVAGSNNDINVLNQSNVFNNVMQGRTPEVHYSINRHEYDMGYYLSNDIYPEWITFVKSIPMPQGDKRKLFAKHEEGARKDIERAFGVLKSCFAIIRNPTRP